In the Bradyrhizobium guangzhouense genome, one interval contains:
- the gluQRS gene encoding tRNA glutamyl-Q(34) synthetase GluQRS gives MPPPVFRFAPSPNGHLHLGHAYSALLNFDRARETGGRLLLRIEDIDTTRCRPEYEIAIYEDLAWLGITWETPVRRQSEHLAAYRAALEKLSALGLVYPAFESRAEIARLVVAREADGPWPCDPDGAPRYPGDAKSLPASERSRLIASGAPYALRLDMAAACRQVSGLAWNELGEGPDGEHGPVSAWPEAWGDVILARKETPTSYHLSVVVDDALQDVTEIVRGQDLFHATSVHRLLQALLGLPEPVYRHHGLIRGTDGRKLSKSDRSTGLRELRAAGVSPAGIRTTVGLG, from the coding sequence ATGCCGCCACCCGTTTTCCGATTTGCCCCCAGCCCGAACGGCCATTTGCATCTCGGCCACGCTTATTCGGCGCTGCTCAATTTCGACCGCGCGCGCGAGACCGGCGGACGACTGCTGCTCCGCATCGAGGACATCGACACGACGCGCTGCCGGCCGGAATATGAGATCGCGATCTACGAAGACCTGGCTTGGCTCGGGATCACATGGGAGACGCCGGTGCGGCGGCAGTCGGAGCATCTCGCCGCCTATCGCGCCGCGCTGGAAAAGCTCTCCGCGCTCGGCCTCGTTTATCCCGCGTTCGAGAGCCGCGCGGAGATCGCGCGGCTGGTCGTCGCGCGCGAGGCGGATGGGCCATGGCCGTGCGACCCCGACGGTGCGCCGCGCTATCCTGGCGACGCAAAATCGCTGCCGGCCAGCGAGCGATCGCGCCTGATCGCCTCCGGCGCGCCTTACGCTTTGCGCCTCGATATGGCGGCGGCCTGCCGGCAGGTCTCCGGTCTGGCCTGGAACGAATTGGGTGAGGGACCTGACGGTGAGCATGGCCCGGTCTCCGCGTGGCCGGAGGCATGGGGTGACGTGATCCTGGCCCGTAAGGAGACGCCGACCAGCTACCATCTGTCCGTGGTGGTCGACGACGCGCTCCAGGACGTCACCGAGATCGTACGGGGCCAGGACCTGTTTCACGCTACTTCGGTCCACCGGCTGCTTCAGGCTCTGCTCGGCCTCCCCGAGCCCGTCTACCGCCATCACGGCCTGATTCGCGGCACCGATGGCCGGAAGCTGTCCAAATCGGATCGCTCGACTGGCCTCCGGGAATTGCGTGCGGCCGGCGTCTCGCCCGCCGGCATCCGCACGACCGTGGGATTAGGCTAA
- a CDS encoding DNA-3-methyladenine glycosylase family protein: protein MTIHLESQSDLEEAVHALVKRDPRLKPVLEIAGMPALRRREPGFAGLAHIVCGQQLSTASAAAIWGRLSAAFDPFDHEAVRRARADRLGRLGLSAAKIKTLKHLAREIIAERLNLDVLAEEDADAAHHTLVSLPGIGPWTADVYLLFCLGHGDAWPAGDLAVQEGIRIGLGLKARPTEKQMAPLAEPWRPLRGAAAHLWWSYYRAVKNREGVIAGETKAVSNNVAVAKRATAKEKMPARKKPGPSP from the coding sequence ATGACCATCCACCTCGAATCTCAGTCCGACCTCGAAGAAGCTGTGCACGCGCTGGTCAAGCGCGATCCGCGCCTCAAGCCCGTGCTCGAGATCGCGGGCATGCCGGCGTTGCGGCGGCGCGAGCCGGGCTTTGCGGGGCTTGCGCATATCGTCTGCGGGCAGCAGCTGTCGACCGCGAGCGCGGCGGCGATCTGGGGACGCCTGTCCGCGGCCTTCGATCCGTTCGACCATGAGGCGGTGCGGCGCGCCCGCGCCGACCGGCTGGGGCGGCTCGGACTATCAGCGGCCAAGATCAAGACGCTGAAACATCTCGCGCGCGAGATCATCGCCGAGCGGCTGAATCTCGACGTGCTCGCCGAAGAGGATGCCGATGCCGCGCATCACACGCTGGTCTCGCTGCCCGGCATCGGACCGTGGACCGCCGACGTCTATCTCTTGTTCTGCCTCGGCCATGGCGATGCCTGGCCCGCCGGCGACCTCGCCGTGCAGGAGGGCATCAGGATCGGCCTCGGCCTGAAGGCGCGGCCGACGGAAAAGCAGATGGCACCGCTCGCCGAACCCTGGCGCCCGCTGCGTGGCGCCGCCGCACATCTGTGGTGGAGCTACTACCGCGCCGTGAAGAATCGCGAGGGCGTCATCGCCGGCGAAACGAAGGCCGTTTCAAACAATGTTGCTGTTGCAAAGCGCGCAACCGCCAAGGAGAAGATGCCGGCGCGGAAAAAGCCGGGACCTTCACCATGA
- a CDS encoding YihY/virulence factor BrkB family protein: MKAIRTIYVIVEDAFYTFLADDGWAIASHIALSTLMALFPFLIVLTSLAGFFGSKELADQAAGLMLEVWPKQVADSLSGEIHDVLTTTRTGVLTIGAVLSVYFASNGVEALRVALNRAYAVVEMRRWYWLRLESIGYTLVAAFTALAMAFLIVLGPLFIEAARRHIPLFVESNESILTWLRYGITIGALVVALFILHAWLPSGRRTFFQILPGIVFTMVASLISGIVFGQYLARFANNYVTMYAGLASVIIALVFLYFIAAIFVFGGELNAAIIKSRLPHGVSLQAAQSLKPAGTQA; this comes from the coding sequence TTGAAAGCCATCCGCACCATCTATGTCATCGTAGAGGACGCCTTCTACACGTTCCTGGCCGACGACGGCTGGGCGATCGCGAGCCATATCGCGCTCTCGACACTGATGGCGCTGTTCCCGTTCCTGATCGTGCTGACCTCGCTGGCCGGCTTCTTCGGCTCCAAGGAGCTTGCCGACCAGGCAGCCGGGCTGATGCTCGAGGTCTGGCCGAAGCAAGTGGCCGATTCCCTATCCGGAGAGATCCACGACGTGCTGACCACGACCCGCACCGGGGTGCTGACGATCGGCGCGGTGCTGTCGGTCTATTTCGCCTCCAACGGCGTCGAGGCGCTCAGGGTCGCGCTCAACCGCGCCTACGCGGTGGTGGAGATGCGGCGCTGGTACTGGCTGCGGCTGGAATCGATCGGCTATACGCTGGTTGCGGCCTTCACCGCGCTCGCGATGGCGTTTCTGATCGTGCTCGGCCCGCTCTTCATCGAGGCGGCGCGGCGCCATATTCCGCTGTTCGTCGAGTCCAATGAAAGCATTCTCACCTGGCTGCGCTACGGCATCACCATCGGCGCGCTGGTGGTGGCCCTGTTCATCCTGCACGCCTGGCTGCCCTCGGGACGGCGCACCTTCTTCCAGATTCTGCCCGGCATCGTCTTCACCATGGTGGCATCGCTGATCTCGGGCATCGTGTTCGGCCAATACCTGGCGCGCTTCGCCAACAATTACGTGACGATGTATGCGGGGCTCGCCTCGGTGATCATCGCCCTGGTGTTTCTGTATTTCATTGCCGCGATCTTCGTCTTCGGCGGCGAGCTCAACGCCGCGATCATCAAGTCCCGACTTCCTCACGGCGTGTCGCTTCAAGCAGCGCAGTCGCTAAAGCCCGCGGGGACACAGGCTTGA
- a CDS encoding ATP-binding protein translates to MAARTRAARTTRKSRRPPRKRSGAVGHVRRRSNGNVEPDVIQAALAAFAHEVRTPLTGILAISDLLSTSDLGERERRWADTIKAGAEHLANLATLFVDAAKTGKGAGKSGATLRQDLFDLRALARSTGDSLAGRAAAKGLQAEVDISDKLPGLVVGDPVRLRAALENLIDNAVKFTEQGTVAISAAPWRPAKGKTSGKAKDKRRVGVAFSVSDSGIGLTMAEIKRLFRPFTQANVTIASRFGGAGLGLSSVKQLARAMGGDITVAPRRGGGATFTLTVTLDAAGPTKARKTEGGEVEALAALRVLSVEDNPFGRVVLNTILTELGHHAEFIGRGEDAVSRLAQGGFDVVLMDMVLPGIDGVEAIRRIRTMQAPLARIPIIGVSGRGEDEAASREAGADAFLVKPVSPRALATALLEATRREEVGT, encoded by the coding sequence ATGGCGGCGAGAACGCGTGCAGCGCGCACGACGCGAAAGTCCAGGCGACCGCCTCGGAAGCGGTCCGGGGCGGTTGGCCATGTGCGCAGGCGTAGCAACGGGAATGTCGAGCCCGATGTGATTCAGGCGGCGCTCGCTGCTTTTGCCCACGAGGTCCGAACGCCCCTGACCGGCATTCTGGCGATCAGCGACCTGCTTTCGACTTCCGACCTTGGCGAGCGCGAGCGGCGCTGGGCCGATACGATCAAGGCCGGTGCCGAGCATCTGGCGAACCTCGCCACGCTGTTCGTCGATGCCGCCAAGACCGGCAAGGGCGCCGGCAAGAGCGGCGCCACACTGCGGCAGGATCTGTTCGATTTGCGCGCGCTCGCCCGCAGCACCGGCGATTCGCTCGCCGGTCGCGCCGCTGCCAAGGGCCTTCAGGCCGAGGTCGATATCTCCGACAAGCTTCCGGGTCTGGTGGTCGGCGATCCCGTTCGCCTCCGCGCCGCACTCGAGAACCTGATCGACAATGCGGTCAAATTCACCGAGCAGGGTACTGTGGCCATCTCGGCCGCGCCTTGGCGTCCGGCCAAAGGCAAAACAAGCGGCAAAGCCAAGGACAAGCGCCGGGTCGGTGTCGCCTTCTCGGTCTCCGACAGCGGCATCGGGCTGACCATGGCCGAGATCAAGCGCCTGTTCCGTCCGTTCACCCAGGCCAATGTCACCATCGCCTCGCGCTTCGGCGGTGCCGGCCTCGGTCTGTCCTCGGTCAAGCAACTGGCCCGCGCGATGGGCGGCGACATCACGGTGGCGCCGCGACGGGGCGGCGGCGCCACCTTCACCCTGACCGTCACGCTCGATGCGGCCGGGCCGACCAAGGCACGCAAGACCGAAGGCGGCGAGGTGGAGGCGCTGGCGGCACTGCGCGTGCTCAGCGTCGAGGACAATCCGTTCGGCCGCGTCGTGCTCAACACGATCCTGACCGAGCTCGGCCATCATGCCGAGTTCATAGGACGCGGCGAGGATGCGGTGAGCCGGCTTGCGCAGGGCGGCTTCGATGTCGTGCTGATGGACATGGTGTTGCCGGGCATCGACGGTGTCGAGGCCATCAGGCGTATCAGGACAATGCAGGCGCCGCTGGCTCGGATCCCGATCATCGGCGTGTCCGGTCGTGGCGAGGACGAGGCGGCCTCGCGCGAGGCCGGCGCCGACGCCTTCCTCGTCAAGCCTGTGTCCCCGCGGGCTTTAGCGACTGCGCTGCTTGAAGCGACACGCCGTGAGGAAGTCGGGACTTGA